The following are encoded together in the Cervus elaphus chromosome 23, mCerEla1.1, whole genome shotgun sequence genome:
- the C23H20orf85 gene encoding uncharacterized protein C20orf85 homolog, producing MAQKPISTAAAERMNLVAQDAIWKYRLKAENEARQNWAQNWGFLSTPLEELIKCEEEPATSKPKIELPERFRIRPVTPVEKYIKVLPSPPVPKTTQGFIGWRSGVPGLNKCLEHDYEIRSCKGAYAKELNWPKQGIY from the exons ATGGCACAGAAACCGATCAGCACGGCTGCAGCCGAGCGCATGAACCTCGTGGCCCAGGATGCGATCTG gaaaTATCGCCTGAAGGCTGAAAATGAAGCACGGCAAAACTGGGCCCAGAACTGGGGATTTTTATCAACCCCCCTCGAGGAG CTGATCAAGTGTGAAGAAGAACCAGCCACCTCAAAGCCCAAAATCGAGCTTCCTGAGCGGTTCCGCATCCGGCCAGTGACCCCAGTGGAGAAATACATCAAG gtgctcccctcccccccagtCCCGAAGACGACGCAGGGCTTCATCGGCTGGCGGTCCGGGGTGCCGGGCCTGAACAAGTGTCTGGAGCATGACTATGAGATCAGAAGCTGCAAAGGGGCATATGCCAAGGAGCTAAACTGGCCGAAACAAGGCATATACTGA